The following are encoded in a window of candidate division WOR-3 bacterium genomic DNA:
- a CDS encoding DUF6754 domain-containing protein, whose protein sequence is MINYGLTILLFTLSPPENVRALKIINQDSISITLTWETKEKNVECYEIYRSQYILLKTLIQDTLYIDSDIRPDDEYLYDIVKKERMKCYNGQKNFLKVVSIGYQVIRDTINNRNIIKWKRPNDLYLKEIYEIWRTARNGPYEIIGTVSKNQLSFRDTTIKDGVKYFYKVANVRGSERACSEPSPPLFTIGTPKFLQASDIPNDEGGGFKITWEPSQNYGLIKSYALMRLVYDSIAAFKDTFFYVDSTVKPEVDYHYYIGKNYQIVMPASIVADSVGMTGRVIRIEWKLNPKVVGQNYDLTLIYRAEKDSTDKFKYIDYTAPDAVKFIDGTAEPGKEYLYEARAVKEVRIPHRIIQDTIIGDKRAISLSWQKSKEPPEFLGYYVMRAEKDSGNYGVYARLGSQVNTYQDRIGIYDGVPYAYKIVAITKDGERIFSQTTPYVVSSPQWFHTGRINALIGIIIFVFLVVFFIEYTKKKQNIFVRRIAGLSAIDEAVGRATEMGRPILYVPGTSDISDVATIASLNILSEVAKKSAQYNTPLIVPNRDPIVFTVAREVVKEAYNKVGRPDAFNPDSVYFITDSQFAYAAAVSGIMIREKPATNFLVGMFWAESLIMAESGASTGAIQISGTDAITQLPFFITACDYTLIGEELYAASAYISREPTLLAALKSQDYSKLVIAGVLIIATILALLNLGIPVYNIFHVQ, encoded by the coding sequence ATGATAAATTATGGACTTACAATCTTGCTCTTTACCCTGAGTCCGCCCGAGAATGTGCGGGCATTAAAAATAATCAATCAGGATAGTATAAGCATCACCCTCACATGGGAGACAAAAGAAAAAAATGTTGAGTGTTACGAAATCTACCGTTCGCAGTATATCCTCCTTAAAACCCTCATTCAGGATACCCTCTACATTGATTCCGATATCCGTCCGGATGACGAATACCTCTACGACATTGTCAAGAAGGAACGAATGAAATGTTATAACGGACAGAAAAATTTTTTAAAAGTTGTATCTATCGGATACCAGGTCATCCGGGATACCATCAATAACCGGAATATTATAAAATGGAAAAGGCCAAACGATTTATATCTCAAGGAGATCTATGAAATCTGGCGCACAGCCCGGAACGGTCCTTATGAAATCATCGGCACCGTTTCCAAGAATCAATTGAGTTTTCGGGATACAACAATCAAAGACGGTGTAAAATATTTTTATAAAGTCGCCAATGTCCGGGGTTCGGAGAGAGCGTGCTCAGAACCTTCGCCACCGCTTTTCACCATTGGCACGCCCAAGTTTTTACAGGCTTCTGACATTCCCAATGATGAGGGGGGTGGTTTCAAAATCACCTGGGAACCATCCCAGAATTATGGACTTATAAAAAGTTATGCATTAATGCGACTGGTTTATGATTCAATCGCTGCTTTCAAGGACACCTTTTTCTATGTTGATTCAACTGTAAAACCCGAGGTTGATTACCATTATTACATCGGTAAGAACTACCAGATTGTTATGCCGGCAAGTATCGTTGCTGATTCCGTAGGAATGACCGGAAGGGTGATAAGGATCGAATGGAAATTAAATCCAAAGGTGGTGGGGCAGAATTATGATTTGACCTTAATCTATCGTGCAGAGAAGGACAGCACAGATAAGTTCAAATATATCGATTACACGGCACCGGATGCGGTTAAATTCATTGATGGCACTGCCGAGCCTGGTAAGGAATATCTTTATGAAGCCCGGGCGGTTAAGGAAGTAAGAATTCCGCACCGCATTATCCAAGACACGATAATTGGCGACAAAAGAGCAATCTCTTTATCCTGGCAAAAATCAAAAGAGCCACCAGAATTTCTCGGTTATTATGTGATGCGGGCTGAGAAGGATAGTGGAAATTATGGAGTGTATGCGCGTCTGGGTTCCCAAGTAAACACTTACCAAGACCGTATTGGCATATACGACGGTGTTCCCTATGCTTATAAAATCGTTGCGATTACTAAGGATGGTGAGAGAATCTTTTCCCAGACCACACCCTATGTTGTTTCCTCACCCCAGTGGTTCCATACGGGAAGAATCAATGCTTTGATTGGTATCATTATCTTTGTTTTCCTGGTGGTGTTCTTTATTGAATATACCAAGAAAAAACAGAATATATTTGTGCGCCGGATTGCCGGTTTATCCGCGATTGATGAAGCCGTGGGACGAGCAACCGAGATGGGACGACCGATTCTATATGTTCCAGGAACCTCTGATATTAGCGATGTTGCAACGATCGCCTCTTTAAATATCCTGAGCGAGGTGGCGAAAAAGTCTGCCCAGTACAATACCCCCTTGATCGTGCCCAATCGTGACCCAATTGTCTTCACGGTGGCACGCGAGGTTGTTAAAGAGGCCTACAATAAAGTCGGGCGACCAGATGCCTTTAATCCGGATTCCGTGTATTTTATCACCGACTCCCAGTTTGCCTATGCCGCCGCGGTAAGTGGTATAATGATCAGGGAGAAACCTGCAACGAATTTTTTGGTAGGCATGTTCTGGGCCGAATCCTTGATCATGGCGGAAAGTGGTGCCTCAACCGGAGCTATACAGATTTCAGGAACCGATGCAATCACCCAATTACCATTTTTTATCACTGCCTGTGACTATACCCTTATCGGTGAAGAATTGTATGCGGCGAGTGCCTATATCTCAAGGGAACCAACGCTCCTCGCCGCCCTGAAGAGTCAGGACTACAGCAAACTGGTGATTGCCGGTGTGCTAATAATCGCCACCATTCTGGCGTTGCTGAATCTGGGCATTCCAGTCTATAATATCTTCCATGTCCAATAA